One segment of Candidatus Manganitrophus noduliformans DNA contains the following:
- the lpxK gene encoding tetraacyldisaccharide 4'-kinase — protein MSETILFPFSILASLYGLSCRLRILLYEKGMLPRKKVDCLVVSIGNLTVGGTGKTPFTIFLAKKWQERGYTVGIVSRGYRGTYKGPLRLVSDGQEILERPETAGDEPYLMAQRLKGIPILVSSDRYKGCQWLLERFHLDLILLDDGFQHIRLHRDLNILLVDATNPFGNGALLPRGALREPLSEVRRADVVIFTRSEDQADASEWIGEIERFGKPCVRTSFQPSRLIDVRNGTALPAGTLVKEPVLSFCGIGNPDSFGMLLKRLGVDLREQVVFRDHHSYQLSDLEKIRKKADQLGAKWVVTTEKDAVKIKALLPKDFVVWALRVDIIFWEDPAKWESLLFHSKPTLRSV, from the coding sequence GTGTCCGAGACGATCCTCTTCCCCTTCTCGATCCTGGCGTCGCTCTATGGCCTTTCGTGCCGCCTTCGGATCTTGCTCTACGAAAAGGGAATGCTGCCGCGCAAGAAGGTCGATTGCCTTGTCGTGAGCATCGGAAATCTTACGGTCGGGGGGACCGGGAAAACCCCCTTTACGATCTTCCTGGCGAAGAAGTGGCAAGAGCGGGGATACACGGTCGGGATTGTCAGCCGGGGCTATCGAGGAACGTACAAGGGCCCGCTTCGTTTGGTTTCCGATGGTCAAGAAATCTTGGAAAGGCCCGAGACGGCCGGAGATGAACCTTATCTGATGGCGCAGCGGCTCAAAGGGATCCCGATCCTTGTCTCCTCGGATCGTTATAAAGGCTGCCAATGGCTCTTGGAGCGGTTTCATCTCGACCTTATTCTTTTGGACGACGGCTTTCAGCACATCCGGCTTCATCGGGATCTGAACATTCTTCTCGTGGATGCGACAAACCCCTTTGGGAACGGGGCGCTTCTTCCGAGAGGAGCGCTGCGAGAGCCGCTCTCCGAGGTCCGGCGGGCTGATGTGGTGATCTTTACCCGTTCCGAGGACCAGGCCGATGCCTCCGAGTGGATCGGCGAGATCGAGCGCTTCGGAAAGCCTTGCGTTCGAACGTCATTCCAACCGTCGCGGCTGATTGATGTGCGGAACGGGACGGCACTGCCCGCCGGCACACTGGTGAAGGAGCCGGTCCTGAGTTTCTGCGGGATCGGAAATCCAGACTCATTCGGAATGCTCCTCAAGCGGCTGGGGGTCGATCTTCGTGAACAGGTGGTCTTTCGGGATCACCATTCTTACCAACTCTCCGACCTGGAGAAGATCCGAAAAAAAGCCGATCAACTCGGGGCCAAATGGGTGGTCACGACCGAGAAAGATGCGGTGAAAATAAAAGCGCTTCTCCCAAAAGATTTTGTCGTGTGGGCTCTCCGGGTCGATATCATCTTCTGGGAAGATCCGGCCAAGTGGGAGTCGCTCCTGTTTCATTCAAAACCGACGCTGCGATCGGTGTAG
- the waaF gene encoding lipopolysaccharide heptosyltransferase II, whose product MFNKILVRAPNWIGDAVMAIPTLSALRARFPESRITLLAKPPVAALFEHHPAIDRLLVYESPGRHAGLAGLWRLVRSIHEGRFDLAFLLQNAFEAALITAAAGIPERVGYAADGRRFLLTKSLEKKSAPLHQREAYLHLMSSVGSASEFERRPFLVISEKEKQSASDLLLAEGIARWEQVIGINPGAAYGSSKRWDPARFAAAADRLAARHSARVVIFGGPAEIAISEEVRRNMKHPAVVMAGKTTVRMMMALLSRCRLFITNDSGPMHIASALGVSVVAVFGPTNPDATSPAGADDLIVRNKVDCAPCTHRECPIDHRCMTGVSVEAVAEAAERQMARLGRRKIAVFLDRDGTINHDVGHMDALHKYSMIPGAAEAIARLNRRGISVIIVTNQSGVARGIFDEEMIGQVHHHLKTVLAEAGAHLDGIYYCPHHPQIIPCTCRKPQMGMIEQAISEHPIDLSGSYVVGDKPLDMGLARGGMKGVLVRTGHGEASLQEMIQAGTRPDHVADDLPAAVGWILEDLQRRGWIAE is encoded by the coding sequence ATGTTTAATAAGATATTAGTTCGGGCGCCGAATTGGATCGGGGATGCCGTCATGGCGATTCCGACCCTCTCGGCGCTGCGCGCCCGTTTTCCTGAGAGCCGGATCACCCTTCTGGCGAAGCCGCCGGTGGCGGCCCTCTTCGAGCACCATCCGGCGATTGACCGGTTGTTGGTCTACGAATCTCCCGGACGGCACGCCGGCCTCGCGGGATTGTGGCGATTGGTTCGTTCGATTCACGAGGGTCGGTTCGATCTTGCCTTTCTTCTTCAGAATGCGTTCGAAGCGGCCTTGATCACCGCGGCCGCCGGCATTCCGGAACGGGTCGGTTATGCCGCCGACGGTCGGCGATTTCTTTTGACGAAGTCGCTCGAAAAAAAATCGGCCCCCTTGCATCAAAGGGAGGCCTACCTCCATTTGATGAGTTCGGTGGGATCGGCGAGTGAATTTGAACGGCGCCCTTTTCTGGTGATCTCCGAGAAGGAGAAACAATCGGCGTCGGACCTTCTTCTCGCCGAGGGGATCGCCCGCTGGGAGCAGGTGATCGGCATCAATCCCGGGGCGGCCTACGGTTCTTCGAAACGCTGGGACCCGGCCCGGTTTGCAGCGGCGGCCGACCGGCTGGCGGCGCGGCATTCGGCGAGGGTGGTCATTTTCGGCGGTCCGGCCGAAATCGCCATTTCGGAGGAGGTCCGCCGAAATATGAAACATCCGGCCGTGGTCATGGCAGGGAAAACAACCGTCCGGATGATGATGGCCTTGCTCTCGCGCTGCCGTCTTTTCATTACCAACGATTCGGGGCCGATGCACATCGCCTCGGCGTTGGGGGTGTCGGTGGTGGCGGTTTTCGGTCCGACCAATCCCGATGCGACCTCCCCGGCCGGCGCGGACGATCTGATCGTTCGGAACAAGGTCGATTGCGCTCCCTGCACCCACCGGGAGTGCCCGATCGATCATCGCTGTATGACCGGGGTGTCGGTCGAGGCGGTGGCAGAGGCGGCGGAGCGACAGATGGCGCGCCTCGGAAGAAGGAAGATTGCCGTTTTTCTCGATCGAGATGGAACGATCAATCACGATGTCGGCCACATGGATGCGCTTCATAAGTATTCGATGATCCCGGGGGCCGCCGAAGCGATCGCGCGGCTCAACCGGCGAGGCATTTCGGTGATCATCGTGACGAATCAGTCCGGCGTGGCGAGAGGGATTTTTGATGAGGAGATGATCGGTCAGGTGCATCATCATCTCAAAACAGTTCTGGCCGAAGCCGGGGCGCACCTGGACGGGATCTATTATTGTCCACATCATCCGCAGATCATCCCCTGTACCTGCCGAAAACCGCAGATGGGAATGATCGAACAGGCGATTTCAGAGCATCCGATCGATCTTTCCGGATCGTATGTGGTCGGGGACAAGCCGCTCGATATGGGACTGGCGCGCGGAGGGATGAAGGGGGTGCTCGTCCGCACCGGGCACGGCGAGGCCTCGCTGCAGGAGATGATACAAGCGGGAACACGGCCGGATCATGTCGCCGACGACCTCCCCGCGGCGGTCGGGTGGATTCTGGAAGACCTCCAACGGCGGGGGTGGATCGCCGAATGA
- a CDS encoding lysophospholipid acyltransferase family protein produces the protein MKEKFEYLLARFFISLFQVLPYRVAVEGGALLGRLFYLADRRHRAVAQVNLNVALGKERSERERKRIAVAAFENLGRTVVEFAWVQGKPAAEMMGRTTFEGIEHYEAAIREQKGVVILTAHFGNWEWMGMSISLLGTRMNVVARPLDNPDLNRMVNAWRERFGNRVLNKRTSAAELLRLLRAGEVVGILLDQNTAPGEAVFVDYFGRPAATHKGLAVLALRTGAAVLPTFIVREGSRHRVLIEKRLEIVRTGDLERDLTEATALFTRTIEAAVRRYPDHWLWVHRRWKTQEQKKR, from the coding sequence ATGAAAGAGAAGTTCGAATATCTTTTAGCCCGTTTTTTTATCTCTCTCTTCCAGGTCCTTCCTTACCGGGTCGCGGTGGAGGGCGGTGCGCTCCTCGGACGGCTTTTTTACCTCGCCGATCGCCGTCACCGGGCGGTTGCGCAGGTGAACCTCAACGTAGCGCTCGGCAAAGAGCGGAGCGAACGCGAACGGAAGCGGATCGCCGTGGCGGCTTTCGAGAATTTGGGCCGGACGGTTGTCGAGTTTGCCTGGGTTCAAGGAAAGCCCGCGGCCGAGATGATGGGCCGGACGACATTCGAGGGGATCGAGCATTATGAAGCCGCGATCCGTGAGCAAAAAGGGGTGGTCATTCTGACGGCCCATTTCGGAAATTGGGAATGGATGGGGATGTCGATTTCGCTTTTGGGAACACGGATGAATGTCGTGGCGCGGCCGCTCGATAACCCCGATTTAAACCGGATGGTCAATGCCTGGCGCGAGCGGTTCGGAAATCGGGTTCTGAATAAAAGAACCTCCGCGGCGGAGCTCTTGCGGCTCCTCCGGGCCGGGGAAGTGGTCGGCATTCTCCTCGATCAGAATACGGCGCCGGGCGAAGCGGTTTTCGTCGATTACTTCGGGCGGCCCGCGGCGACCCACAAGGGGTTGGCGGTCCTGGCCCTCCGGACCGGCGCCGCCGTTTTGCCGACCTTTATTGTCCGTGAGGGAAGCCGTCATCGCGTCCTCATCGAGAAGCGGTTGGAGATTGTACGGACGGGTGATCTGGAGAGGGATCTGACAGAGGCGACCGCTCTTTTTACCCGAACGATCGAAGCGGCCGTCCGGCGTTATCCCGATCACTGGCTGTGGGTCCATCGGAGATGGAAAACACAAGAGCAGAAAAAACGTTAA
- the waaC gene encoding lipopolysaccharide heptosyltransferase I, protein MTGARSDKARRDFREILIIKPSSLGDVIDALPAVGAIRKRFPSARISWLVKSEWAGILKGHSAIDEVIAVPFRWGEVRQLIQAVRKHRFDLVVDFQGLLRSALLGYVSGAPVRIGFSAAREGAPWFYTERVPVPEGIVHAVDRYRRVAKALGCDVEGVHFDIPSSTEFAANVRRLLSEGGLSEQASFALIHSTARWESKKWEPTRFAALADWLIREKKIPVVFVGSKGEREEVDRILQQMKQPAMNLAGKTALPELAELIRQAQFFVCNDSGPMHLAAAVGTPVVALFGPTDPRKIGPYGAGHTVVRKEVGCAGCRRDRCVRGNECMKAISVDDVVQAIEKRGGRDGNQ, encoded by the coding sequence ATGACGGGCGCGAGATCGGATAAAGCGCGGAGAGACTTTCGGGAAATCCTTATCATCAAGCCGAGCTCGTTGGGGGATGTTATCGACGCCCTTCCCGCCGTGGGGGCGATTCGGAAGCGCTTCCCGTCGGCGCGAATCTCCTGGCTGGTGAAGTCGGAATGGGCGGGGATCTTGAAGGGACATTCTGCGATCGATGAGGTAATCGCCGTTCCCTTTAGATGGGGTGAGGTTCGACAATTGATCCAGGCGGTCCGGAAACATCGGTTCGATCTGGTCGTCGATTTCCAAGGGCTTCTGCGAAGCGCGCTCTTGGGTTATGTGTCGGGGGCCCCTGTTCGGATCGGTTTTTCCGCCGCGCGGGAAGGGGCCCCTTGGTTTTACACGGAGCGAGTGCCGGTTCCGGAAGGAATCGTCCATGCGGTCGATCGCTATCGGAGGGTGGCGAAGGCGTTGGGATGCGACGTAGAGGGGGTTCACTTCGACATCCCCTCTTCGACCGAGTTTGCGGCGAATGTCCGGCGGCTTTTGTCCGAGGGGGGTCTTTCGGAGCAGGCCTCTTTCGCATTGATCCATTCCACGGCGCGATGGGAAAGCAAAAAGTGGGAGCCGACCCGTTTTGCAGCGTTGGCCGACTGGTTGATTCGGGAAAAGAAAATTCCGGTTGTTTTTGTCGGGAGCAAAGGAGAGCGGGAAGAGGTCGATCGGATTCTTCAACAGATGAAACAGCCGGCGATGAACCTGGCCGGAAAGACGGCCCTGCCGGAGCTGGCCGAACTGATTCGGCAGGCGCAATTCTTCGTCTGCAATGATTCCGGTCCGATGCACCTTGCGGCGGCCGTTGGAACGCCGGTGGTGGCCCTCTTCGGTCCGACCGACCCGAGGAAGATCGGCCCCTATGGCGCAGGGCACACGGTGGTCCGAAAAGAAGTCGGCTGCGCCGGCTGCCGGCGGGACCGCTGTGTCCGCGGGAATGAGTGTATGAAGGCGATTTCTGTCGATGATGTCGTCC